The following is a genomic window from Syntrophomonadaceae bacterium.
ATGAAACCATCACACTGTTGCGGGTACGCGTAGGCCACTCTCCCGCCGTGGAATTCGGGAAGACTGTTCTAAGCAGCAAAGTGATCAGGATGATTCCGATTTCTGCTGAAAGGTGGCAAAAGGCGTGGGACCTGTTTGTTCGGTATCAGGATAAAGAGTTCTCCTTTACGGATTGTGCCAGCTTTGCCGTCATGCGTGAGTTGAAGCTGCAGGAGGCCATGGCTTTTGACCAACACTTCACTCAAATGGGTTTCACCACTGTTCCTTAAGGCCTGTAGCTCTTACTATGATGCGGATCATTCAAAAGAAAACCGACAAACTATACTCTGCTTAAAAGATTGAGGTTTTACTCTATATATTTATGACAAAACTCTAAGGCCGCTATCGCCCTTATAGCAAGGGTTAGCGGCCTTTTTTTGTGGGTTTGGTGTAAAAGTCAGGATTATTAAGAGGTCCGGATTTTATATTTATAGCCATTGCACCTGCAAAAGTGCACCAAGTCCGAAATAAATAGAGCCTAGCAGTAAGAAGCTGAGCGAAAGGCCGGCAAGCAGGAAGATGCCATCCCTGTTAAGCAGGCCGATACCAAGGAGCATGACAACAAACGCAGGGAGAGTGTTCATAAAGGGGAGGGGAGTAAAAAGAATAATGCCCATCAGGATAATGGTCAGGGCGACTATACGCAGCATCAGGGCCGTTTTCATGAACATCCAACGGGCACGAGAAAAGCGTTCTATGATTTTGAAGAAGGCAACCCCCCGAACCAGCAGTTTATGGGCTGCCTTCTCAGAAATCGTGTAGTTCCTGACACTCTGCGGCAACCAAGGATATTTTCTGTCGAACAGCATCTGGAATCCGATGATGGTGTAAATCAGGCCGATGGTGGCGGCTGAACCGGGAGGCAGGACGGGAAACATAGTGGGCAGGGCCAGAAGTACGAGCAACATGCCGAAACCGCGCTCGGCGATGCGGGTCATCAGCTCGCCAATATTAATTTGGCAACCCATGCGACAACTCAGCACCGACTGCAGGGTAGCAGATAAAGTTTCGTTTTGCATCAGGCAGAATCACCTTCCGTAACTACATCTTGATATATGCATTATGCCATAATCTTATCAATGTAATCCTTGGGGTGTCAATGCTTTTAAAAAGCCTGTGATCGGAATCCAAAATGATGTCGAAAAGAATCATAATTATGACACAACCAGCCAGAAGTCAGGCTCCGTTAGTTTTACCTGACTTTCACACCAAGCGCATAAAAAAAGACCGCTATCGCCCTTATACCATGGGTTTGCGGCCATTTTTTGTGGGTTTGGTGTAAAAGTCAGGATACTAGATGCTTATTCTATCATAGAAGGTACAAGGTTTTCAATTGACAACAATCTGACAATAATGATAATATTCTAATAAGCAACTGAATATTTAGTAATATTTCATTATTGGTTATCTATGATTAGCTAAAAAGAATTCCATGGAGGTGAGAGTAAAAATTAAAGAAATTTTTTCCCTGGACTGGTAAACCAGTATCAATTTATTGCTTCGCTACAAATTTTAACCGAAAGCGGAGGTGACAAATAATGTGATGAAGGTACCTGCACTGTTTTTGTTGGTGATGAAAGTGCCATATTAATTCAAAAAAATCTGTTAAATTAAAATTTTATGGGAGGAATGAAGATGAGAAGGTTAAGGAAACAGACCGGGCTGGTAGTTTTGTTGTTAATTATGTTTACCTTTAGTCTTTCACTGATTGGCTGTGCCCCCAAGCAGGCAGCGCAGCCGCCGGCTCCGGCACCTGCTCCGGCTCCGGCACCGGCACCAGCACCGGCACCGGCACCAGCACCGGCTCCGGCTCCGGCACCTGCTCCGGCTCCGGCACCTGCTCCAACGCCGGCACCTGCTCCAGCACCAACCCCGGCACCTGCCCCGGCACCTGCTCCAGCGCCGGTGCCAGCACCAGCCCCAACACCTCGACCTGGCGCTGTTACTCCTGCCCCAGCACCAGCACCAGCTCCTGCTCCTGCTCCTACGCCCCCGCCGCGTAGAGATGCTATTGTTAGTATAGGTGTCGGGGCTTTAGGCGGCCTTTTCCACCCTGTTGGGAGCGCTATAGCTGAAATAATTAACAAACATGTGCCCGGCGCCAGGGCAACTGTGGAGATTACCGGCGGAGCTATAGAAACCCAGCGGATGGTAAGCGCTGGAGAAATTCCAGTGGCATTTACCAATGCCAATTTACTATTTGATGGTTTTCATGGGAGAGGAATTTTCAGTGACAAGTCTCAACCCAACTTAAGGGCTCTATTAAACATTATGCCAAGTATAGTCCATATTGTTGTCATGGAAGCTAGCGGAATAAGGTCGATTGCGGACCTCACAGGGAGAAGGGTAGCACTTGGGCCTGCCGGTGGTGCACCAGCTGTACTGTTTGCTGAGTATGCCAGGGTTTATGGGCTTACTATGAAGGACATCACTCCCAGCTTTGTTTCCTTTGCCGACGGGACGGCGGCGGTGCGGGACGGACATGTCCATGCGTCAGTAATACATGGATCGCCTCCTCATTCGATAGTAATGGAACTAGGCGCCAGAGGCGTCCCCTTTAGGATTTTAAGCTTTGAGCGAGAGTGGGATAAGATCCGTACTGAACTTCCATATCTGCAGCGATTTGTCATCCCGAAAGGCACTTATAGAGGTATTAATGAAGATGTAGTGACCATCGCTGTTCCGAACATTATGTTTGCCACTACTAATATGCCGGACGAGTTAGCTTACCAAATTGTTAAAAATGTCTACCAGCACATTAGTATCCTTGTAGGTGCGGTAAGAGCCGCTGAGTTAATGAGACCAGAAACCGGTTGGCAGACTGCAATTCCGCTTCATCCCGGTGCTGAGAGATTCTTTAGAGAAAAAGGTGTAATTAAATAATAATTTTGCTTTGCGCTTACTAACATTGGTGAAGGCTGTAGCCCTTAAAATCATCACCAAGGCATATTTGGGAAGAACGGATTGGCAGTTGGTGGACACCCAACACCCTCTCTTCCTAAACTAGTTGTTTAACCGGGTCTTGGCTTCAGCGGGGGATTGCTATCCCCGCTGAAGCTTAGAGCCAGATAGTTGGAAAAGCCCCTACTAAAACAATTTAGCCTCATATCGCTGTAGATAATCCATGACAGCATTTTTGTCCGGAAAAATAATAAAGTGAGGTGCCGCAAATGGAGAAAAAATACGGAATTGGATGGATTTGGGGAAGGGACTATCTGTACGTTGCTACAGTTGTTCCTTACAAAGAGGATTCTTTTGAAGTGGATTATGATGCCTTCTGTAAGCAGATACGGTATTTTTTACAGCCTAAATTCGTTGATGCAGGTGGAGCAATAATTGTAAACCCTGAAGCCGGGGAAGTTTTCTATCTGGAAGCAGAAGAAAAGAAAAAGATTATCGAAATAGCTTTAAATGAGGTTGGCGGTAAGTTCCCCGTTTTTACCGGAGTAAGCCATGTTACAACTGAGGGTACAGTTAAAGAAGCGGTTACCGCCAAGGACTTGGGTGTAGACGGAATATTCTTTGTTCCTCCTATGGGTTCAGGTGATGTGACATATGCATGGAACTCCGAGCTTTATCCTGAAGTTTGGATTGATATGATGAAAGCCATCGCAGATACTACTGACTTACCAATGATGGTTCACCCAACTTCAGGATTCCATCCAAGATATGGTGTTGGTCTACCTGTGGGCCCAACACTGAAAATATGTCAGGAGGTTCGCCATATTATCGGTTGGAAGATGACATACAATTATACCGGATGGAAGACAGTAACTGAAGCTCTCAGGACTTTAAAGCATCACGTAGGTGTCCTGGGTGCCCCCGGGGACCTTTACCACTGGGCATTATTAAACAAATATTTTGACGGCACTGTAAACGGTGCTTATGTTTATGCAATGGAGCCCATGATTGACCACATTGAAGCATGGCGCAATAATGACCTTATTGAGGCCCGCAGAATCTGGGAAAACGGCTTGGGAAAGCTACAGGACTTTGTTTATGGTGACTATGCCCGTCTGCATATCCGGTATAAAATTGGAGCTTGGCTGCGTGGCTTAGTACCACATCCTTTTATGCGTCCTCCTCAGCCCAAACCGATGATTGCCGAATGCAAGG
Proteins encoded in this region:
- a CDS encoding TAXI family TRAP transporter solute-binding subunit, producing MRRLRKQTGLVVLLLIMFTFSLSLIGCAPKQAAQPPAPAPAPAPAPAPAPAPAPAPAPAPAPAPAPAPAPTPAPAPAPTPAPAPAPAPAPVPAPAPTPRPGAVTPAPAPAPAPAPAPTPPPRRDAIVSIGVGALGGLFHPVGSAIAEIINKHVPGARATVEITGGAIETQRMVSAGEIPVAFTNANLLFDGFHGRGIFSDKSQPNLRALLNIMPSIVHIVVMEASGIRSIADLTGRRVALGPAGGAPAVLFAEYARVYGLTMKDITPSFVSFADGTAAVRDGHVHASVIHGSPPHSIVMELGARGVPFRILSFEREWDKIRTELPYLQRFVIPKGTYRGINEDVVTIAVPNIMFATTNMPDELAYQIVKNVYQHISILVGAVRAAELMRPETGWQTAIPLHPGAERFFREKGVIK
- a CDS encoding dihydrodipicolinate synthase family protein is translated as MEKKYGIGWIWGRDYLYVATVVPYKEDSFEVDYDAFCKQIRYFLQPKFVDAGGAIIVNPEAGEVFYLEAEEKKKIIEIALNEVGGKFPVFTGVSHVTTEGTVKEAVTAKDLGVDGIFFVPPMGSGDVTYAWNSELYPEVWIDMMKAIADTTDLPMMVHPTSGFHPRYGVGLPVGPTLKICQEVRHIIGWKMTYNYTGWKTVTEALRTLKHHVGVLGAPGDLYHWALLNKYFDGTVNGAYVYAMEPMIDHIEAWRNNDLIEARRIWENGLGKLQDFVYGDYARLHIRYKIGAWLRGLVPHPFMRPPQPKPMIAECKEMAKLLKDCAVEVILDNQIEKVTAKLPR
- a CDS encoding PIN domain-containing protein; this translates as MSRPLFVDTSGWCAIYDCADSRHPEAVELWHALAKTTGLLYTTDYVVDETITLLRVRVGHSPAVEFGKTVLSSKVIRMIPISAERWQKAWDLFVRYQDKEFSFTDCASFAVMRELKLQEAMAFDQHFTQMGFTTVP
- a CDS encoding exopolysaccharide biosynthesis protein, with protein sequence MQNETLSATLQSVLSCRMGCQINIGELMTRIAERGFGMLLVLLALPTMFPVLPPGSAATIGLIYTIIGFQMLFDRKYPWLPQSVRNYTISEKAAHKLLVRGVAFFKIIERFSRARWMFMKTALMLRIVALTIILMGIILFTPLPFMNTLPAFVVMLLGIGLLNRDGIFLLAGLSLSFLLLGSIYFGLGALLQVQWL